The following coding sequences lie in one Delphinus delphis chromosome 9, mDelDel1.2, whole genome shotgun sequence genomic window:
- the CCT8L2 gene encoding LOW QUALITY PROTEIN: T-complex protein 1 subunit theta-like 2 (The sequence of the model RefSeq protein was modified relative to this genomic sequence to represent the inferred CDS: inserted 2 bases in 2 codons; deleted 1 base in 1 codon; substituted 2 bases at 2 genomic stop codons), which yields MTAAAEEKHPLSSLAAAHTLARVLRPCYGPQARQXLLVTAKRETVVTGYGTAILRVLELEHPAARLLRLAAQSGDGVAFVVPLAQALLAQAEHLLREAXAAAAAETLALLPSLAIRALGPLEDPFGALHSVTNTHRLWLTDGLTKMVAHACWATRELDGGLQPERVRVCALPGARLEDSCLLPGLALPGKPCGQVAMVMSGTRVALMACAFXPASPIAPATARLSSPDDLTEFRKGSERLIEKQVAQLAAAAINVVVVWGKIDEETLTHNDRCGLMVIQVKSQREMVYLSEVFGTHVMPYLLPPLAPRKCQRVYGQELGEGLAVVIEWETPGTPALTMVLREATAEGLRGAEXAAYQGIDACFQLCQDPRLLPGAGATEMALAKMLSEKGTKLEGPSGPTFLAFAQALQFLPETLAEKAGLAVSDVMAEMNGAHQAGNFLIGVEVEGIINAAQEEVWDTLIAKAQGLRAVPDVVLQLLTGHDIVVAKKSPTPHRDLKPEPKKAKDRPYPVKKRTPWNK from the exons ATGACGGCGGCGGCCGAGGAGAAGCACCCGCTGAGCAGCTTGGCCGCAGCGCACACCTTGGCCAGAGTCCTGCGGCCCTGCTACGGCCCCCAGGCGCGGC AGCTCCTGGTCACCGCCAAACGAGAAACCGTGGTCACAGGGTACGGCACGGCCATCCTCCGGGTGCTGGAGCTGGAGCACCCCGCCGCCCGGCTGCTGCGGTTGGCGGCGCAGAGCGGCGACGGCGTGGCCTTCGTGGTGCCCCTGGCTCAGGCCCTGCTGGCGCAGGCCGAGCACCTGCTGCGGGAGGCCTAGGCCGCGGCGGCCGCCGAGACGCTGGCCCTGCTGCCGTCCCTGGCCATCCGGGCGCTGGGGCCTCTGGAGGACCCGTTCGGGGCCCTGCACTCGGTGACGAACACGCACAGGCTGTGGCTGACTGACGGCTTGACCAAGATGGTGGCGCATGCGTGCTGGGCCACCCGGGAGCTGGACGGCGGCCTCCAGCCGGAGCGCGTGCGCGTGTGCGCGCTG CCCGGGGCGCGGCTGGAGGACTCGTGCCTGCTccctggcctggccctgcccgGCAAGCCCTGCGGCCAGGTGGCCATGGTGATGAGCGGCACCAGGGTGGCTCTGATGGCCTGCGCCT GGCCTGCCAGCCCCATTGCCCCGGCCACGGCTCGTCTCTCTAGTCCTGACGACCTGACCGAGTTCAGGAAGGGCAGCGAGAGGCTGATAGAAAAGCAGGTGGCCCAGCTGGCAGCCGCGGCTATTAACGTGGTGGTGGTTTGGGGGAAAATTGACGAGGAGACCCTAACGCATAATGACAGGTGCGGCCTCATGGTGATTCAGGTGAAGTCCCAGCGGGAGATGGTGTACCTGAGCGAGGTGTTTGGCACACATGTGATGCCTTATCTGCTTCCTCCACTGGCGCCAAGGAAGTGTCAGAGGGTGTACGGGCAGGAGCTGGGAGAAGGTTTGGCTGTGGTAATTGAGTGGGAAACTCCAGGCACCCCTGCCCTCACCATGGTGCTCAGGGAGGCCACCGCTGAGGGGCTACGGGGTGCAGAGTAGGCTGCCTACCAGGGCATTGATGCCTGTTTCCAGTTATGCCAGGATCCCAGACTGCTTCCAGGAGCTGGGGCCACAGAGATGGCTCTGGCGAAAATGCTCTCAGAGAAAGGAACCAAACTGGAAGGGCCTAGTGGTCCCACCTTCCTGGCATTTGCCCAGGCCCTGCAGTTTCTTCCTGAAACCCTGGCAGAGAAGGCAGGCTTAGCCGTCTCAGACGTGATGGCAGAAATGAACGGAGCTCACCAAGCTGGGAACTTCCTGATAGGAGTGGAGGTCGAAGGGATAATAAATGCGGCCCAGGAAGAGGTGTGGGACACCCTAATAGCCAAAGCCCAAGGACTTCGAGCCGTGCCTGACGTGGTACTACAGCTCCTGACTGGCCATGACATTGTAGTAGCCAAGAAAAGTCCCACACCTCACCGGGACCTGAAACCTGAACCTAAGAAGGCAAAGGATCGCCCATACCCTGTGAAAAAAAGGACTCCTTGGAACAAATAA